One Micromonospora sp. WMMD1120 genomic region harbors:
- a CDS encoding redoxin family protein: MRMVRSGGTAGRLRRAATVGALVAALSGVAACTGTAPGGPATAGTAPAGAPVTVAATPTGAPTGAVGAAPARVPDVLRFSGTTLGGAAFDAAQFAGRPVVLWFWAPWCATCASQAWTVAEVEPRYRDTVPIIGVAGLGEPRAMREFVTEFDLGATRQLNDQKGALWRRFKVTEQSIFVIIDRDGRIAHQGFLDGEALTARVAALAGA; encoded by the coding sequence ATGCGGATGGTCAGGTCGGGCGGAACGGCCGGGCGACTGCGCCGCGCCGCCACCGTCGGGGCGCTCGTCGCGGCCCTGTCCGGCGTCGCCGCGTGCACCGGCACCGCGCCGGGCGGGCCGGCCACCGCCGGTACGGCCCCGGCCGGCGCCCCGGTCACCGTCGCGGCCACCCCGACCGGTGCGCCGACCGGGGCGGTGGGTGCCGCGCCGGCCCGGGTGCCGGACGTGCTGCGCTTCAGTGGGACCACCCTCGGCGGGGCCGCGTTCGACGCCGCGCAGTTCGCCGGCAGGCCGGTGGTGCTGTGGTTCTGGGCGCCCTGGTGCGCCACCTGCGCCAGCCAGGCCTGGACGGTGGCCGAGGTCGAGCCCCGCTACCGCGACACGGTGCCGATCATCGGCGTCGCCGGGCTGGGCGAGCCGCGCGCGATGCGGGAGTTCGTCACCGAGTTCGACCTCGGCGCGACCCGACAGCTCAACGACCAGAAGGGCGCCCTGTGGCGCCGGTTCAAGGTCACCGAGCAGAGCATCTTCGTGATCATCGACCGCGACGGCAGGATCGCGCACCAGGGCTTCCTGGACGGCGAGGCGCTCACCGCCCGGGTCGCCGCGCTGGCCGGGGCGTGA
- the serS gene encoding serine--tRNA ligase produces the protein MLDMELIRKDREAVATALAKRLDPAEVTRSLDEIQRLDQERRALITEIDAERQRRKAEARAYAQAKRAGEEPQVAAPDAERRQLADLESQLDGVQARLRDAMSELPNLPSDDVVAGGKEANRVVKTFGEPPVIEKVRDHVELSRALGLVDYERGVKLGGSGFWIYTGIGARLEWALLNYFVDQHIRAGYEFLLPPHLLLDSAGFAAGQFPKFYDDVYHLDRESAPRGQFLLPTSETAILGAYQDEILETAKLPLRAFAYTPCYRRESAGSHSDERGTVRGHQFNKVEIFQFTLPEQADAALEEMLAHAESLVEGLGLHYQRTLLSAGDASASMKKTLDIEVWMPSTGKYKEVSSVSWAGDYQARRAAIRYREPGGKQTRFVHTLNGSALATSRLFPAILEQYQQADGSVLVPKVLQDRLGTDRLTPR, from the coding sequence ATGCTCGACATGGAGTTGATCCGGAAGGATCGCGAGGCGGTGGCGACCGCGCTGGCGAAGCGACTGGATCCCGCCGAGGTCACCCGGTCCCTGGACGAGATCCAGCGACTCGACCAGGAACGCCGCGCCCTGATCACGGAGATCGACGCCGAGCGGCAGCGCCGCAAGGCCGAGGCACGGGCGTACGCGCAGGCCAAGCGCGCCGGCGAGGAGCCGCAGGTCGCCGCGCCGGACGCCGAGCGCAGGCAGCTCGCCGACCTGGAGTCCCAGCTCGACGGCGTGCAGGCCCGGTTGCGCGACGCGATGAGCGAGTTGCCCAACCTGCCCAGCGACGACGTCGTGGCCGGCGGCAAGGAGGCCAACCGGGTCGTCAAGACCTTCGGCGAGCCGCCGGTGATCGAGAAGGTCCGCGACCACGTGGAGCTGAGCCGCGCGCTGGGGCTGGTCGACTACGAGCGGGGGGTCAAGCTCGGCGGTTCCGGCTTCTGGATCTACACCGGCATCGGCGCCCGGCTGGAGTGGGCGCTGCTCAACTACTTCGTCGACCAGCACATCCGGGCCGGCTACGAGTTCCTGCTGCCGCCGCACCTGCTGCTCGACTCGGCCGGCTTCGCCGCCGGCCAGTTCCCCAAGTTCTACGACGACGTCTACCACCTGGACCGGGAGTCCGCGCCACGTGGGCAGTTCCTGCTGCCGACGTCGGAGACGGCGATCCTGGGCGCGTACCAGGACGAGATCCTGGAGACGGCGAAGCTGCCGCTGCGGGCGTTCGCGTACACCCCGTGCTACCGGCGGGAGTCGGCGGGCTCACACTCGGACGAGCGCGGCACGGTGCGCGGGCACCAGTTCAACAAGGTGGAGATCTTCCAGTTCACCCTGCCGGAGCAGGCCGACGCGGCACTGGAGGAGATGCTCGCCCACGCCGAGAGCCTGGTCGAGGGTCTGGGCCTGCACTACCAGCGCACGCTGCTCTCGGCCGGTGACGCCAGCGCCTCGATGAAGAAGACCCTCGACATCGAGGTGTGGATGCCGAGCACCGGCAAGTACAAGGAGGTGTCGTCGGTCTCCTGGGCCGGCGACTACCAGGCCCGCCGGGCGGCCATCCGCTACCGGGAGCCGGGTGGCAAGCAGACCCGGTTCGTGCACACCCTCAACGGCTCCGCCCTGGCCACCAGCCGCCTCTTCCCGGCCATCCTGGAGCAGTACCAGCAGGCCGACGGCAGCGTCCTGGTCCCCAAGGTCCTCCAGGACCGCCTAGGCACCGACCGCCTAACCCCCCGCTGA
- a CDS encoding MerR family transcriptional regulator, protein MPHVSDLHSIGELARASGLTVSALRFYDSAGVLEPALVDPVTGYRWYAEEQIAPARLVAGLRRIGMPVPEIAAAVRAEPKVVHDLLDTHLRRLADGLADARREVARLRALVSPTGTATTTLLLSPADLAAALDAVRFAVGVDRELPMLSGVLFDVESDGVRLVATDRYRLALARATADVDGPPARVFVPVALVDAVRPLLDVADTWPVRLTVAGGQLRLRVADRTLTGDALPYDFPDYRRLLRTSVGERPTARRVRVDVATLRAALADPAAPTVAVVHDGTPREVTVLGVDDDGGLRLLPDTDLGADVLRVGVDGGYLLDALDAAGAPQLVLELDGPIAPLAVRRPDDADTYSVLMPIRL, encoded by the coding sequence ATGCCGCACGTGAGCGACCTGCACAGCATCGGTGAGCTGGCCCGAGCCAGCGGCCTGACCGTCAGCGCGCTGCGCTTCTACGACTCGGCCGGGGTGCTGGAGCCGGCCCTGGTCGACCCGGTGACCGGTTACCGCTGGTACGCCGAGGAGCAGATCGCCCCGGCCCGGCTGGTGGCCGGGCTGCGTCGGATCGGCATGCCGGTGCCGGAGATCGCCGCGGCGGTCCGCGCGGAGCCGAAGGTGGTGCACGACCTGCTCGACACGCACCTGCGCCGGCTGGCCGACGGGCTCGCCGACGCCCGTCGTGAGGTGGCCCGGCTCCGGGCGCTGGTCAGCCCGACCGGGACGGCCACCACCACCCTGCTGCTCTCCCCCGCCGACCTGGCCGCCGCGCTGGACGCGGTGCGCTTCGCCGTCGGCGTCGACAGGGAGCTGCCGATGCTCTCCGGCGTGCTGTTCGACGTGGAGTCCGACGGCGTCCGGCTGGTCGCCACCGACCGCTACCGGCTGGCGCTGGCACGGGCCACGGCCGACGTCGACGGTCCGCCGGCACGGGTGTTCGTTCCGGTCGCTCTCGTCGACGCGGTGCGACCGCTGCTCGACGTCGCCGACACCTGGCCGGTGCGGCTGACCGTGGCGGGCGGGCAGCTACGGCTGCGGGTGGCCGACCGCACGTTGACCGGGGACGCCCTGCCGTACGACTTCCCGGACTACCGACGGCTGCTGCGCACGTCGGTGGGCGAGCGACCCACCGCCCGCCGGGTCCGGGTGGACGTGGCCACGCTGCGCGCCGCGCTGGCCGACCCGGCGGCCCCCACCGTCGCCGTCGTCCACGACGGCACGCCCCGGGAGGTCACCGTGCTCGGTGTCGACGACGACGGCGGCCTGCGCCTGCTCCCCGACACCGACCTGGGCGCCGACGTGCTGCGGGTCGGGGTGGACGGTGGCTACCTGCTGGACGCGCTGGACGCGGCGGGCGCCCCGCAACTGGTGCTGGAGCTGGACGGGCCGATCGCCCCGCTGGCCGTACGTCGGCCGGACGACGCGGACACCTACTCGGTGCTGATGCCGATCCGGCTCTGA
- a CDS encoding saccharopine dehydrogenase NADP-binding domain-containing protein has product MTGERTYDVVLFGATGFTGGLTAEYLARHAPAGLRWALAGRSPERLAAVRGRLVAIDGALAELPLLTADVTDAGSLRAVAGSARVVASTVGPFIRHGEPLVAACARAGTDYLDITGEPEFVDRMYLRHHAEATRTGARLVHACGFDSIPHDLGAWFTVKQLPTDVPISVDGYVRAGGRFSAGTYHSALTAFSRSGQASQAARERRAVEPRPTDRRVRAVPGRLARSAELGVWTVPLPTIDPQVVRRSAAARPEYGPDFRYRHFAAVKRLPTVLAGAVGLGALIGLVKLPPSRRWLLNRLASGQGPTARQRASSWFRVRFVGTGGGQRVVTEVSGGDPGYDETAKMLAEAALCLALDDLPPTAGQLTPVAAMGDALLDRLTRAGLTFRVLDRSA; this is encoded by the coding sequence ATGACCGGGGAGCGGACGTACGACGTGGTGCTGTTCGGCGCGACCGGGTTCACCGGTGGACTGACCGCCGAGTACCTGGCCCGGCACGCGCCCGCCGGGCTGCGCTGGGCGCTGGCCGGGCGCAGCCCGGAACGCCTCGCCGCCGTCCGGGGCCGGCTCGTCGCGATCGACGGGGCGCTCGCCGAGCTGCCGCTACTCACGGCCGACGTGACCGACGCCGGATCGCTGCGGGCGGTGGCGGGAAGCGCCCGGGTGGTCGCCAGCACCGTCGGTCCGTTCATCCGGCACGGAGAGCCGCTCGTCGCGGCCTGCGCGCGGGCCGGCACCGACTACCTGGACATCACCGGCGAGCCGGAGTTCGTCGACCGGATGTACCTGCGCCACCACGCCGAGGCGACGCGCACCGGGGCCCGGCTGGTGCACGCCTGCGGGTTCGACTCGATCCCGCACGACCTGGGCGCCTGGTTCACCGTCAAGCAGTTGCCCACCGACGTCCCGATCAGTGTGGACGGTTACGTGCGCGCCGGTGGCCGGTTCTCCGCCGGCACCTACCACTCGGCGCTCACCGCGTTCTCCCGGTCCGGGCAGGCCAGCCAGGCCGCCCGGGAGCGTCGGGCGGTCGAACCCCGCCCCACCGACCGCCGGGTGCGGGCGGTGCCCGGTCGGCTCGCCCGCTCGGCGGAGCTGGGCGTCTGGACCGTGCCGCTGCCGACCATCGACCCGCAGGTGGTCCGCCGTTCGGCGGCGGCCCGTCCGGAGTACGGTCCGGACTTCCGCTACCGGCACTTCGCCGCCGTCAAGCGGCTGCCGACAGTGCTGGCCGGCGCGGTCGGGCTCGGCGCGCTGATCGGGCTGGTGAAGCTCCCGCCGAGCCGGCGTTGGCTGCTCAACCGGCTCGCCTCCGGGCAGGGGCCCACCGCGCGGCAGCGGGCCTCGTCCTGGTTCCGGGTCCGGTTCGTCGGCACCGGCGGCGGCCAGCGGGTGGTCACCGAGGTGTCCGGCGGTGACCCCGGTTACGACGAGACGGCGAAGATGCTCGCCGAGGCGGCGCTCTGCCTGGCGCTGGACGACCTCCCGCCGACCGCCGGCCAGCTCACCCCGGTCGCGGCGATGGGTGACGCGCTGCTCGACCGGCTGACCCGGGCCGGCCTCACCTTCCGGGTGCTGGACCGTTCGGCTTGA
- a CDS encoding NADH-quinone oxidoreductase subunit NuoF family protein gives MRTAVPPVACVGEPRLTAGFAEYGRLDLLAHEEVHGPIGPMEPAQLLRLAEGMQLKGKGGAGFPFARKLRAVLESCERQDLSAVVVVNATEGEPASWKDKVLLTRAPHLILDGAALAAYALDADEIVIGVADDGIGRDSLMEALNERRMPVPTTIVTVPHRFISGEGGALVNGINGLPHIPSGTKKRASDSGVSGLPTLLSNAETFAQLAVGARLGPYEYAALGTDDEPGTVLLTVTGSAARPAVVECTAGMPLRDVLDLCEVPDGQGILMGGYHGKWITPEAAEKAEVSRKGLAAVGGTLGAGIIIPIGLDTCPLGEAAQVVRYLAGESAGQCGPCKMGLPDLARAVDLAVAGSQPADVVRAAAGEVKGRGACSHPDGTARFALSAIEVFAEDLRMHSTGDGCGRRVKGVMGLPGAPDLNPQKLTLDWSRCDGHGLCAHVVPDFIRLDANGFPAFPATPVPTWLREGALKAVKVCPELALRLAKAD, from the coding sequence ATGCGGACCGCCGTACCACCGGTCGCCTGCGTGGGGGAGCCCCGGCTCACCGCCGGCTTCGCCGAGTACGGCCGGCTGGACCTGCTCGCCCACGAGGAGGTGCACGGACCGATCGGCCCGATGGAGCCGGCGCAGTTGCTCCGGCTCGCCGAGGGCATGCAGCTCAAGGGCAAGGGCGGGGCGGGTTTCCCGTTCGCCCGCAAACTCCGCGCGGTGCTGGAGTCCTGCGAACGGCAGGACCTCTCCGCCGTGGTGGTGGTCAACGCCACCGAGGGGGAGCCGGCCAGTTGGAAGGACAAGGTGCTGCTGACCCGCGCCCCGCACCTGATCCTGGACGGGGCGGCGCTGGCCGCGTACGCGCTGGACGCCGACGAGATCGTGATCGGCGTGGCCGACGACGGCATCGGCCGGGACTCGTTGATGGAGGCGCTGAACGAGCGCCGGATGCCGGTGCCGACCACCATCGTCACGGTGCCGCACCGGTTCATCTCCGGCGAGGGCGGCGCGCTCGTCAACGGCATCAACGGCCTGCCGCACATCCCGTCGGGCACCAAGAAGCGTGCCAGCGACTCCGGTGTCAGCGGCCTGCCCACCCTGCTGTCCAACGCCGAGACGTTCGCCCAGTTGGCCGTCGGCGCGCGACTGGGCCCGTACGAGTACGCGGCGCTGGGCACCGACGACGAGCCGGGCACCGTGCTGCTCACCGTGACCGGCTCGGCGGCCCGACCGGCGGTGGTCGAGTGCACCGCCGGCATGCCGCTGCGCGACGTCCTCGACCTGTGCGAGGTGCCGGACGGTCAGGGCATCCTGATGGGCGGCTACCACGGCAAGTGGATCACCCCGGAGGCGGCGGAGAAGGCCGAGGTGTCCCGCAAGGGCCTCGCCGCGGTCGGCGGCACCCTCGGCGCGGGCATCATCATCCCGATCGGCCTGGACACCTGCCCGCTCGGTGAGGCCGCCCAGGTGGTGCGCTATCTGGCCGGTGAGTCCGCCGGCCAGTGCGGGCCGTGCAAGATGGGTTTGCCGGACCTGGCCCGCGCGGTGGACCTGGCGGTGGCCGGCAGCCAACCGGCGGACGTGGTTCGCGCCGCCGCCGGTGAGGTGAAGGGCCGGGGCGCGTGCAGCCACCCGGACGGCACCGCCCGCTTCGCCCTCTCCGCCATCGAGGTCTTCGCCGAGGACCTGCGCATGCACAGCACCGGCGACGGCTGCGGCCGGCGGGTCAAGGGTGTGATGGGGCTGCCCGGGGCACCCGACCTCAACCCGCAGAAGCTGACCCTGGACTGGTCCCGCTGCGACGGTCACGGTCTGTGCGCCCACGTCGTACCGGACTTCATCAGGCTGGACGCGAACGGGTTCCCCGCCTTCCCGGCCACCCCCGTGCCGACCTGGCTGCGGGAGGGCGCGCTGAAGGCGGTCAAGGTCTGCCCGGAGCTGGCGCTCCGACTCGCCAAGGCCGACTGA
- a CDS encoding cytochrome c biogenesis protein CcdA, whose amino-acid sequence MTAPLLLALTAGMLGAVNPCGFALLPAYLSLLVAGRSDTRGAVGRALTAAAGLTVGYVLVFGAFGLALAPLAGWLRPRLPWVTVALGALLVLVGCWLLAGQRLPAPGWSARAPRLTRSWPSMALFGAAYALASLGCAIAPFLAIVVTSLQAGSTGSGLALFGAYALGMGLVVAVAALGVALVRDGLVARLRVAGAVVPRLSGLVLLLSGGYVAWYGWYEIRLAAGRRDAFDDPVIRAASRLQHGLADALDAIGPTALPVALAALLLTALLRPRRPPTHPPTHPPHPGSRPG is encoded by the coding sequence GTGACCGCGCCACTGCTGCTCGCGCTGACCGCCGGCATGCTCGGCGCGGTCAACCCGTGCGGCTTCGCCCTGCTGCCCGCGTACCTCTCGCTGTTGGTCGCGGGGAGGTCGGACACCCGCGGCGCGGTCGGCCGCGCGCTGACCGCGGCGGCCGGGCTCACCGTGGGGTACGTGCTGGTCTTCGGCGCGTTCGGCCTGGCCCTCGCGCCGCTGGCCGGTTGGCTGCGGCCCCGGCTGCCGTGGGTGACCGTGGCGCTCGGCGCGCTGCTGGTGCTGGTCGGCTGTTGGCTGCTCGCCGGCCAACGGCTGCCCGCCCCGGGCTGGTCCGCGCGGGCGCCCCGGCTCACCCGGTCCTGGCCGTCGATGGCGCTGTTCGGCGCGGCGTACGCGCTGGCGTCGCTCGGCTGCGCCATCGCGCCGTTCCTGGCCATCGTGGTGACCAGCCTCCAGGCCGGCTCGACCGGCAGCGGGTTGGCGCTGTTCGGCGCGTACGCCCTCGGGATGGGCCTGGTGGTCGCTGTAGCCGCGCTCGGCGTGGCGCTGGTGCGCGACGGGCTGGTGGCCCGGCTGCGGGTCGCCGGCGCGGTGGTGCCCCGGCTCAGCGGCCTGGTGCTGCTGCTCAGCGGTGGCTATGTCGCCTGGTACGGCTGGTACGAGATCCGCCTGGCCGCCGGTCGCCGTGACGCCTTCGACGACCCGGTGATCAGGGCGGCGTCCCGGCTCCAACACGGCCTGGCCGACGCCCTGGACGCGATCGGCCCCACAGCGCTCCCGGTGGCCCTGGCCGCCCTGCTCCTCACGGCACTCCTCCGCCCCCGCCGCCCCCCAACCCACCCCCCAACCCACCCACCCCACCCCGGTTCTCGACCCGGTTGA